Part of the Halopenitus persicus genome is shown below.
GTGCGCGTCCACCTTTCCGAGGAGGCTCGCCTGCCGCATCTCGGTGAACGGGTCGAGCGTGTTGTTACACGGCGGGCCGTCGTTGCCGAGCGCCACCGTGATCCCCCGGTCGAGGTAGTCCGCGATGGGCGCTATCCCGCTTGCCAGCTTCATGTTCGAGGACGGACAGTGCGTGACAACCGTATCGGTCTCGGCGAGGACCTCGCGTTCGGTCGCGTCGGTGTGGACGCAGTGGGCGAGGGTGACGTCCGGGCCGGTCAGTCCCACCTCGTCGAGCCAGTGGACGTTTCGCATCCCGGTCGCGCGCTCGACCGCGGCGATCTCGTCGCGGTTCTCGCTCGCGTGCGTGTGGATCCGGACGTCCTCGTACCGGTCCGCCAGCTCCCGGCAGCCCCGCAGACACGCCTCGGTACACGAGAGGGCGAACCGGGGCGTGACCGCGTACCGGAGGCGCCCGTCGGCGGCCCCGTGATACTCGCGGATCAGCGATTCGGTCTCCGCGAGCGCCGTCTCCGCGTCCTGTTCGAGCCCGTCGGGCGAGTCGGCGTCCATGAGAACCTTGCCGAGCCGACCCCGGATCCCAAGCTCCCGGGCCGCCTCGAAGGCGGCCGCCGAGTGGTCGACGGTCAGATGGTCGAGGACCGTCGTGGTTCCCGACGCGATGCACTCGAGGTAGCCGAGCTCGGCAGCGGCCCGGGTGGCGTCCGCGTCCATAGTCGCCTCCATCGGAAGCACGTACTCGAAGAGCCACTCGAGCAGCGCCGCGTCGTCGGCGATCCCCCGCCCGAGCGACTGGACCGAGTGGACGTGCGCCCCGACGAGTCCGGGGGCGACGATGTCAGCCGACCGCCGCTCGTCGTCCGGATACCGGTCGACGAGCGAGTCACGTTCTCCGACGGCGTCGATCCGCGCTCCCGAGATTCGGACCGCGCCGTCCTCGATGACCGTGTCGGCGTCCGCGACGACCGTTCCCGTGATCAACATCCCTCAATGGGGAGGGGATCGCGGCTTAAGAAGGTGGTCGTTCGACGTGCCGCGGCGCGCAGGCGAGCGGACGCGAGCCGACGCGCAGCCACGCGACTCGGGGCCGCCACGCCGAAGGGGGCGACGCCATCACGCCGAAGGGGGCGATGCCATCACGCCGAAGGGGGCGATGCCATCACGCCGAATGGGCAGCGTTTTCCGGCCGCCGCGCCGATCGGGAGGTATGAGCGCGGACGACAACCCGACGGCGACGCTGCACACCACCCACGGCGACATCGAGGTCGAGCTCTTCGCGGACCGAGCACCCCGAACGGTCGAGAACTTCATCGGCCTCGCCGAGGGCGCGAACGACTACGAGAGCACTGAGATCGCCCCGGGAACCGGCGCGTGGGAGGACCCCGACTCCGGCGAGAAGCGGATCGATCCCCTCTACAGCGACGTCGAGTTCCACCGGATCATCGACGACTTCATGATCCAGGGCGGGGACCCGACCGGCACCGGCCGCGGCGGCCCCGGCTACCAGTTCGACGACGAGTTCCACGACGAGCTGACCCACGACGGCGCGGGGATCCTCTCGATGGCCAACTCCGGCCCGAACACCAACGGTTCGCAGTTCTTCATCACCCTCGACGCCCAGCCGCACCTGGACGGGAAACACGCCGTCTTCGGCGAGGTCGTCGACGGGATGGACGTCGTCGAGGAGATCGGCTCGCTCCCGACCGACCGCCAGGACGCCCCGATGACCGACGCCGGGATCGAGTCGGTCACGATCGACCGATAGCGGGAACGGGCCGCCCGGTCCTATTCGACCGTCGTTTTGACGATGCTGACGGGAGTGCTCGACCGTCGAGCGACGCGCTCGGTCACCGACCCGAGCAGCCGCCGGTACTCGCCGGGTCGGTTCTTCGTGCCCATCACGGTGAGGTCGACGTCCTTCTCGTCGATGTACCGGAGGATCTCCTCGTGGGGTTCGCCGTGGATCACCGACGTGACGACGTCGGCGAGGCCCGCGTCCGCGGCGACCTCCCGTACCCGGTCGACGGCCGTCTCGCCGACGTCCTCGAGCGTCTGCTCGACGCCCTCGAACTCGTGGACGAACTCGTCGCCGGGATAGGCGTTGACGACGCCGCTGTCCACGACGAAGAGGACGTGTAGCTCGGCGTCGTACCGGTTCGCCGCGTCGATCGCGTGGGTGATCGCACGGTCGACGCCTTCGCTTCCATCGGTCGGCAGCAGGATCCGATCGTACATCGATCGCCGATTGGGACGGAGACGATTTAAAAGTCGGTCCAAGCTCCGGGACCGTGGGAACCGTCCATCCGAGCGCCGGGACCGTGGGAACCGTCCATCCGAGCGCCGGGACCGTGGGAACCCAGTCGAGATCGCCGTTCCGGGCGTCGCGGTCGACGGAGAGGTCGAGGCTCTCGACACTCGCCCGGCGTCGGCCGACGCGGTGTCGGCCGCGCTCGGTCGCAGTATTGCGGTCCGCAAAAGCGTTTCCGACAAGATTTATGCCCTACCACGTGAGATAATAACACGCACAGATGTTCGAACGCTTCTCAAGCGGCTACTACCTCGGAACGCTGTACGTCGAACCCCACGACGGGGACCGCGCGCTCATACAGCGTGTCGACCACGAGCGCGTCAACGAACAGCTGTACGCGACCGGCGACGGACTCGAACGCCTCGATGCCCCGCTGGTGATGAAACTCGACACCGGCCACATCCCGGTGGACGGCGACGAGGAAGTCCCAAGCGGCACGCTCGTCGTTCCGGACGAGATCGCGGACGAGACCCTCCCCTCGAGAAAGAACGTCCTGCTCGCGGATGCCGACCGGGCCGCCGACCTCCTCCAGTGGGAGGGATGGCGCCCCGCGACCGGGGTCTGATCCCGCGGCTGCCGGTCACAGCGCTCGCTGAAGGTACGCGTCGATCTCCACGACCAGCCCCGGACGATACGTCCAGAACCCGTCCCACACGTTTCGCTCGTCCTCGAGCGCGACCAGAGCGGCGGGGCCGGGGACGGATTCGGACCCGGAATCGCAAGCATCCGGCGCCCCGTCCCCGGCGACGCCGGTGGGATCGGCCGGGCGGAAGACGACGAACCACGACCGACGGTACTCCCTCGAGCACCCGCCGTGGACGGTGACGGGCAGCGTCCCGGCGGTGTCCCAGTCGTCGACGCCGTAGACGTGGACGTCGGTACCGGCCCGACCGACCGTCTCGTAGACGGTACGCGTGCCGGCCTCATCCTGAAGCCGCGAGAGGTACTGGAACGACGACCGGAGGGTTCCCGATCCGGCCTCGGCGGCCCGGCGCTCGATGACGCGCGAGACCGTGATCAACAGCAGCTTCTCCTTGTTCGAGTCGGGATACCCGCGGAGGCGAAAGGGGACGTCGGTGAGTCCGTCCAACACCGCCGGGAGCTCCACCGCCTCGAGCTCCCGGCTGCCGGTCTTGTACAGGTCCGAGTTGACGAGCAGGATCGTCGAGAGCAGCTCGTCGACGGTCGAGCGCGCGATGATCGTCCCGTCCTCGATGAGCGCCACGACGTCCGTCTCGTCGGCCTCCGGGCGGTGGAGCTCCTCGACCGCGACCGGCTGGTCAGCGAAGAGGCCGTCCAGAAGCCGCCGCGCAGCGTCGGGGGCCGATCGGTTCAGGATCACCAGCGAACGAGCCGGGGGCTCGAGCCGATCGATGAACGCACGCAGCGAGTCGGCCATCACCGGATCACCGACTGCCTAATATATAAACGCTGTCTCGAGATATCCGACGATTCCCCGGCCCCGGTTCGTCGGCGGCCGAAGCGGTTCATCCGCGTCCGGGAGTTCGATCGCGTTCGAGGTGTCCGCTCGCGGCCACGGACGACGTTCGATCGCGACCACGGATCGACGGTGGTTCCACGCGTACGAAGCCGTTTACGTCGGGTGTGAAGCGACGGCCCGCCGATGCGACGCCCCTCGGGACGAGTGGCGACGGGCGCCACGGCGGCCGCTCGACGGTGTGTCGCTCGCGATCCTTGGATGGTCCCCCTTCGCCTCCGGCGACGATCCGCCACGTCAGCGAGCGGTCGAACGCACGCTCGTGGACGCAACCGGAATCGACCGAACCGCGTCGCCGACGGCGGCTCGGGACCGCCGCGATCGAAACTGGATGTAACCACCAGCAGTTACAATCCTATGTCAACAGCTAACAGGTTAGCGGCCCTATATAACGAACGAGCATTACATGACAGACTTCGGCGGCTACCGCGACCGAGTGGCACAGATCGACCTCTCCGAGTCGGACGTCTCCTATCGAGGGATCGACGACGAGGACGCCGAGAAGTACATCGGCGCACGCGGGCTGGGCGTGAAATACGTCTTCGAGAAGGGCGCCGACGTCGACCCCGACTCCCCGGAGAACCGGCTCGCGGTCATGACCGGACCGCTCACCGGCACGCAGGCGGTAATGAGCGGCCGGATCGCGCTGGTGACGAAGTCCCCGCTGACCGGGACCGTCACCGACTCCCACCACGGCGGCTGGTCGGGCGCCCGGCTCAAGTGGGCCGGCCTGGACGGCCTCCTGCTCGACGGGGCCAGCGACGAGCCCGTCTACCTCTACGTCGAGGACGGCGACGTGGAGGTCCGCGACGCCGGCCATCTGTGGGGGAAGGGCGTCCACGAGACGATCGACACGATCGGCGAGGAGGTCGAGGGAACGGTCGGCCGGAACGTCTCCGTGATGGCGATCGGGCCGGGCGGCGAGAACGGCGTCCGGTACGCCTGCGTCGTCAACGAGGACGACCGCGCCTCCGGGCGCGGCGGCACCGGCTGCGTGATGGGCTCGAAGAACGTCAAGGCGGTCGTGGTCAAATCCGGCACGAACATGCCGACCCCGGCCGACCCCGAGACCTTCCAGGAGGGCCACCAGCAGTCGATGCAGGTCATCCAGGAGTCCGACGTCACCGCGCCCAACGAGGGCGGCCTCTCGATGTACGGGACGAACGTCCTGATGAACATCACCGAGGAGATGGACGGGCTCCCGACGAAGAACGCGAAGTACACCTCGACGCGTAGCTACGAGGACGCCGAGGGCGTCGACATCGACGCCGAGCGCGTCTCCGGGGAGAACGTCCGCGAGAACATCCTCGTCGACGAGCCGACCTGTCACTCCTGCCCGGTCGCCTGCAAGAAGGAGGTCGAGGTGCAGACGATGCACAAAGGGCAGGACATGAACGTCCGGATGGAGTCCTACGAGTACGAGTCGGCCTTCGCGCTCGGCCCGAACTCGGGACACTCCGAGCGCGACGACATCGCCCTCATGATCGACCGGTGTAACGACGTCGGCGTCGACACCATCGAGGTCGGCAACATGATGGCGATGGCCATGGAGATGTCCGAGCAGGGCAAGCTCGACGACTACGGCACCCTCGAGTGGGGCGACTCCGAGGAGATGGTCGACCTCATCACCGACATCGCGAACCGCGAGAGCGACCTCGGCGACCTGCTGGCGGAGGGCGCCGAGCGCGTCGCCGACGAGGTCGGCGCACACGACAACAAGCTGTCGGTCAAGGGCCAGACGATCCCGGCCTACGACCCGCGCTGTATGAAGGGGATGGGCATCGCGTACGCGACCTCGAACCGCGGCGCGTGTCACCTTCGTGGGTACACGCCGGCGGCCGAGATCCTCGGCATCCCGGAGAAGGTCGACCCCTACGAGTGGGAGGGGAAGGGCGAACTCACCGCCACCTTCCAGGACCTCCACGCGATCTCGGACTCCTTCGACATCTGCAAGTTCAACGCCTTCGCGGAGGGGATCGAGGAGTACGTGCTCCAGTACAACGGCATCACCGGCCGCGACGTCAGCGAGGACGAGCTGCTGGCCGCGGGCGAGCGCGTCTACAACCTGGAGCGGTACTACAACAACCTCTCCGGCTTCGACGGCGACGACGACACGCTCCCGAACCGCTTCCTCGACGGGCACCCGGACGCGATCCCGGGACAGGGCGCCAGCGAGGACGAGCTGTGTGAGCTCGACGAGATGAAGGCCGAGTACTACGAGGTCCGCGGCTGGGTCGACGGCGTCGTCCCCGAGGAGAAGCTCGAGGAGCTCGAGATCGAGGTCGGGCCCGGCACCGGCGTCACCAGCGGCGAGGGCGCCGCGCCCGCCGACGACTGAGGCGCCCCCTCCCCCACGACCGGACACGCCCGAGAGCGAGCGAAGAACGCCCCCCGCCGGATCGTCCGGCACCGCGACCGGCCATCCATCTTTTTGTCGACATCGGCCGAAGAGCCGGTATGAAACCCCGGATCCCGGTCGCCGTCGGCGCCGCGATCACGACGGCCCTCGTCGTCGCGGGCACGGTGACGGGACTGCTCGAGACCCGGATCGCCTTCTCGGCGCTGATCGGCCTCCCGGCCGGCGTCCTCGCGGGTGCGATCGTCGCGGCGGCGACGGCACGGGGGTACGGGACCCTCCAGCGACCGACCAGGGCGGTCCTCGAGGGGATCGCGGCGGTCGGCCCGGCGTTCCTCGCGCTCGCCGCGATCCGATACGCGGTCGCGGCCACCCGCGGCGTCCTCTCGACGACGACGGCGATAGCGCTGGCGTTGCTGGTCGGCGTGGCGGTGGCTGCGCTGCGTCGACGATCGACGGCGTGAGCGGCGGAAGAAACGGTCCAGTCCGCAGCGACCGGCAGCCGCGGTGGGGTAGTTTACGCCTCCGCGACCGTCTCGAGCACCTCGACGCTGCCGGTGAGCTCGCGGTGGACGTAGGGCATGTCGATCCCGTCCTCGTCGAACCGCTCCTTGACCGCCTGCACGTACTCCGAGCGGACGCGCACGAAGTCGCTGCGGTCCGGGTCCTCGATCCACCACCGCGACTGGAGGCCGACCGCCGAGTCGCCCAGCTCGACGAGCCGAACCGAGACGCCGGGGTCGTCGAGGATCTCCTCGTGGGCCCGCGCCTCCTCGAGGATGACGTCGGTCGCGTGGTCGATGTCGTCGTCGTAGCCGATGCCGAAGACGAACCGCTGGCGGAGCGTCTCGTAGGCGACGGGGTTCGTCACCGCCGTGTTGGCCAGGTCGCCGTTCGGCACGGTGACGCGCTCGTTGTCGAAGGTCCGGATCCGCGAGACGCGGAGGTCGATGTCCTCGACGCGCCCGCTGTTGCCGTCCCACTCGATCCAGTCGCCGACCTCGAAGGGTTTGTCCTTCAGGATGAAGATCCCGGCCACGAAGTTCCCGAGGAGGTCCTGCGCGGCGAACCCGACCGCCAGCGCGATCGCGCTGCCGAAGACCGCGAACGCCGAGAGGAACGCACCGTAGCCCGCGACCGTGAGGCCGATCGCGAGCGCACCGACCCAGACGGCCGCGTTGGTGACGCTCGTCGCGAGGCTCACGACGGCTCGGTCGAACCCCCTGGCATCGAGTACCCGCCGAACGCCCGGCACGACGACGAACCGCCCGACGAGCAGGGCGAGCAGGAACCCGACGACGAACGACGCGACCGAGACCCCGATCCCCGCGATGTCGATCGACTCCCGCACCGCATCGACTTGTAGCGTGATACCCATCGAAGCCTCGTTCGGAGGCCGACGGGAAGAAAGTACGGCAGACGGGCGTCGGGCCGGCCACGGAACGCCCCCGGAGAGCCGGCCGGTGCGCCGTGGAGGCGATCGGTTCGACTCCGGATGACCGAACACCTCGTCGGTCCGGTCACGCCTCCAGCGGCGCCTCGCGGTCGGCGACCCGCCGGAATCGGCGGCCGTGGACGTCGTCCGCCCGGATCCGGTCGCGGATCGGCGCCGGGAGCCACTCGGCGTCGGAGCCGGGATCGGTCGCGGCGCGCGGCTCCGAGCCGCGCGGCTTCGAGGCGTCACCGCCGGTCGCGCGCGACGGCGGCGCCGCGGGAACGGCTCCGGACCGCCGGATCCCGTCAGGGAGGTACCGGTCGTGGGTCGGCAACCGCTCGTGGAGGGTCATCCCGCCGGCGTCGGCCACCGCGCGCAGCTCCTCGAGGCCCGGCCAGGCGTACGCCGGGTTGATGTAGTCCTCGGTGACCGGGGAGACGCCGCCCAGGTCGTCGATGCCGCAGTCGACCAGCTCGGCGGCGGGCGTCAGGTTCGGGGGCACCTGGACGGACACCTCGGTCGGCAGCGCCGCCCGGGCCATCGCGACGACCCGGCGCATCGTCTCGACGCTCGGGCGCTCGAAGTCCGACCGCTCGTTGGGGACGACGTTCTGCACGATCACCTCCTGGACGTGCCCGTACCGCTCGTGGAGTTCGCGGATCGCCAGCAGGCTCTCGGCGCGGTCGCGCCAGTCCTCGCCGATCCCGACCAGGATCCCCGTCGTGAAGGGAACGCCCAGCCGACCGGCCGCCCGGATCGTGTTGAGCCGCTGTCCCGGCGTCTTCCGCCGCCCGCCGGCGTGGGCATTCACGTCCGCGGTCGTCTCGAGCATCACGCCCATCGAGGCGTTGACGTCCCGAACGGTCTCGAAGCCCGCCTCGGTGAGATCGCCCGGGTTCGAGTGCGGGAGCAGCCCCTCCTCCAGGGCGATCGTGCACGCCTCCCGGAGGTACTCGAGGATCGAGTCGTGGCCCCACTCGGCGAGCCGGTCGTGGATCGCGACGTATCGGTCGTCGGGGTCGTCGCCGAAGGTGAACAGCGCCTCGGTGCAGCCGGCGTCGGCGCCGATCCGGCACTGTTCGCGGATCTCCGCGGGCGTCAGCAGGCTCGCCTCGCCGGGGGCGTCGTAGTAGGTGCAGTACGTACAGGTGTATCGGCACGCGGTCGTCAGCGGGAGGAAGACGTTCCGCGAGAACGTGAGCTCGGCGGCGGGCTCGACGTCGGCGGGCGAGACCGCCAGCAGGCGGTCGACCGTCTCGGGGTCGACGGCGATCTCGACGTCGTAGTCGTCGGCCGCGGGGAACACGACTGAGGCTCGTGGGCCGACCCTCAAAAGGATATCACTCGGCGGTCGTCCGTTCGACCGCGACGCGTCCGTCCGCGGTCCGGAGTTCGAATCCGGTCCGCTCCAGCCAGAGCCGCGCATCCCCGGTGCCGTGGAGGAGGACCTCCGCGAGGTCGGCGGGCTCGTCGACGTCGGTCGCGAGCCGATAGGAGTCGATCTCGGTCACCGAGGCGTCGATCGATCGCGCGGCTCGCCGATGATCCCGAACCGAGGCGCCGTGGTAGTCGACGCGAAACGCCGGGTCGCAGACGACGAGCGCGTTCGTCCCTCCGCCCCGTCCCGGCGCGATCACGACGTCACCCGACGCGTCGAACAGCCGCTCCAACGATCGCGGCGTGGCAACCGCCAGATCGCTCATCACGACCGCGACCGCGTCCGTGTGTGCGTGTGCACTTCCGGACTCGGCCGCCGGCGCGTGCTCGTCCGCCGGCGCGTCATCCGCGAGCGCGTCGGCGATCGCATCGGAGACGGCCGGCGTCAACGGGCGGTCGTCGACGCGGACCGCGGCGTTCGCCGCGCGGGCGGTCCCGACTCGATCGGCGAGATCGATCGGTCGGTCCGCGAGGACGGTCGGCTCCCCGCCCGCCTCGACGACCGCACGAAGCACGTCGCCGAGCATCGCGTCCGCGAAGGCGCGTCGCTCGGCGGGCGTAAGCACGTCCGATAACCGGGTCTTCGGGCGATCGGCGGCGAACGGAACGAGAACGTCCATCGGGACTGCCGGGGAGGGCCCCGGCTTAGAACAGCGATTCGAGCTCGTCCTCGTCGTCGTCGACGAGCGATTCGAGGTTTTCCTCGCTCTCCTCGCGGATCTCCTCGAGGTTGTCCTGGGCCTCGATGGCGACCTGCTGGAGCTCCTTGATCCGGGGAACGTTCGTGACGCCGGCCAGGAGGATCACGGACGCGACGAACCCGGAGCCGCGGTAGGGGTAGTCGCCGCCCCGGACCTCCATCGAGCCGGTCTGCTCCTCGAGCCACTTGCGACCGCGCTCGATCCCCTTGCGGTTGAGGTACTCCGGCGGCCCCGCGAGCACGAGCAGGGCGCGTTCGGACCCCTCGATCTCACAGGGGAGCGTCAGGCGGCCCAGCGCGGCCTTGCGGACCAGGCTGGTGATGCGGTTCGTGGTGTGGGCGGTGTCGAGCTCGTCGTTCTCCTCGCCGTTGCGGAGCCGCGACAGGAGCCCGCCGGAGGACGTCTCCTCGACCTCCTCCTCGGCGTAGCCGACCGTCGAGACGCCGCCGCCGGAGAGGGTGTTGATGATCTCCGAGGAGTCGACGACGCTCTCGGCGACCTCCTGTCCCTGCTTGACCTCGCCGGCGCCGAAGAGGATCCCGAACCGCCGAACGATCTCCTCGTTGATCTGCTCGTAGCCGCCCTGCACCGACTCGCCCGTCTTTCGCCAGGCGTCGTTGTCGAACACGAGCAGGTTGTCGACCTCGCGGACGAACGTCTGGAACGACCGGGCCGCGTTCAGGGTGTAGATGCCCCCCTCGTCGCTGCCCGGCAGGATGCCGAGCCCGTAGACCGGCTCGGTGTAGATGCGCTTGAGGTGCTTCGCGAGCACCGGCGCGCCGCCGGATCCGGTTCCCCCGCCGAGGCCGGCGACGACGAGGAACGCATCGACCTCGTGGACCGGGATCGAATCGATCGCGCCCTGTACCTCGTCGATGTCCTCCTCGGCGATCTCCGCGCCGAGCTCGTTGTCCGCGCCCACGCCGTGCCCCTTGACGCGGGACTGCCCGATCAGGACGCGCTGGCTCTCCGGGATGTGTTCGAGCCCCATCAGATCGGCTTTGGCCGTGTTCACCGCCGCGGCCGCCCGCACGATCTCCGAGCCGGTCCGTTTGTCGTACTCGAGAAACTTGTCGACGACTTTTCCCCCCGCCTGTCCGAAGCCGATCATTGCCAGTTTCATGGAATCCCCAGTCCGTCTTTGCAAAAACCACAGACGGATAGCAAATATAAGCCTTGTGATGGTGGAGATCCGCTGGACGGCGGGAAACGCCCGAAAATTGGGTTTTTGAGGCGTAATACTCCCAATATCGGATCGAAGAACTGGAGGCGGTCGGTCGGCGTCTGTGCCGGGAGGCCTATATATGGTCCGTGATCGCACGGGGCTCGATCGGTCGGAGACGGGAGGTCCGAGGCGGCGCCCGACGAACGCACGGTCGGAGGCCGGAAACCCCCTCACATCCGTGCCCGAAATGACGTTTCACAGTCATATGCGTGGACGGATACGTCCACGAACGTCGAGGGCCCCTCAGATCCCGAGATACTCCTCGAAGGTCGTGAGGCTCTCGACGGAGACCTCGAACGCGTCGATGTCGTTCCCGTCGGTCGTGTTGTCGAACGTC
Proteins encoded:
- a CDS encoding 5'-deoxyadenosine deaminase, producing MLITGTVVADADTVIEDGAVRISGARIDAVGERDSLVDRYPDDERRSADIVAPGLVGAHVHSVQSLGRGIADDAALLEWLFEYVLPMEATMDADATRAAAELGYLECIASGTTTVLDHLTVDHSAAAFEAARELGIRGRLGKVLMDADSPDGLEQDAETALAETESLIREYHGAADGRLRYAVTPRFALSCTEACLRGCRELADRYEDVRIHTHASENRDEIAAVERATGMRNVHWLDEVGLTGPDVTLAHCVHTDATEREVLAETDTVVTHCPSSNMKLASGIAPIADYLDRGITVALGNDGPPCNNTLDPFTEMRQASLLGKVDAHDPTRLPAATVLRMATEAGSHAAGFDRIGALREGYRADVIGLATDAARATPVHDPVSHLVYAAHGDDVTLTVIDGEVRYADGEHVGVDAAAIRERARRHAERVAPSA
- a CDS encoding peptidylprolyl isomerase; translation: MSADDNPTATLHTTHGDIEVELFADRAPRTVENFIGLAEGANDYESTEIAPGTGAWEDPDSGEKRIDPLYSDVEFHRIIDDFMIQGGDPTGTGRGGPGYQFDDEFHDELTHDGAGILSMANSGPNTNGSQFFITLDAQPHLDGKHAVFGEVVDGMDVVEEIGSLPTDRQDAPMTDAGIESVTIDR
- a CDS encoding universal stress protein, giving the protein MYDRILLPTDGSEGVDRAITHAIDAANRYDAELHVLFVVDSGVVNAYPGDEFVHEFEGVEQTLEDVGETAVDRVREVAADAGLADVVTSVIHGEPHEEILRYIDEKDVDLTVMGTKNRPGEYRRLLGSVTERVARRSSTPVSIVKTTVE
- a CDS encoding DUF5802 family protein gives rise to the protein MFERFSSGYYLGTLYVEPHDGDRALIQRVDHERVNEQLYATGDGLERLDAPLVMKLDTGHIPVDGDEEVPSGTLVVPDEIADETLPSRKNVLLADADRAADLLQWEGWRPATGV
- a CDS encoding DICT sensory domain-containing protein; translation: MADSLRAFIDRLEPPARSLVILNRSAPDAARRLLDGLFADQPVAVEELHRPEADETDVVALIEDGTIIARSTVDELLSTILLVNSDLYKTGSRELEAVELPAVLDGLTDVPFRLRGYPDSNKEKLLLITVSRVIERRAAEAGSGTLRSSFQYLSRLQDEAGTRTVYETVGRAGTDVHVYGVDDWDTAGTLPVTVHGGCSREYRRSWFVVFRPADPTGVAGDGAPDACDSGSESVPGPAALVALEDERNVWDGFWTYRPGLVVEIDAYLQRAL
- a CDS encoding aldehyde ferredoxin oxidoreductase family protein encodes the protein MTDFGGYRDRVAQIDLSESDVSYRGIDDEDAEKYIGARGLGVKYVFEKGADVDPDSPENRLAVMTGPLTGTQAVMSGRIALVTKSPLTGTVTDSHHGGWSGARLKWAGLDGLLLDGASDEPVYLYVEDGDVEVRDAGHLWGKGVHETIDTIGEEVEGTVGRNVSVMAIGPGGENGVRYACVVNEDDRASGRGGTGCVMGSKNVKAVVVKSGTNMPTPADPETFQEGHQQSMQVIQESDVTAPNEGGLSMYGTNVLMNITEEMDGLPTKNAKYTSTRSYEDAEGVDIDAERVSGENVRENILVDEPTCHSCPVACKKEVEVQTMHKGQDMNVRMESYEYESAFALGPNSGHSERDDIALMIDRCNDVGVDTIEVGNMMAMAMEMSEQGKLDDYGTLEWGDSEEMVDLITDIANRESDLGDLLAEGAERVADEVGAHDNKLSVKGQTIPAYDPRCMKGMGIAYATSNRGACHLRGYTPAAEILGIPEKVDPYEWEGKGELTATFQDLHAISDSFDICKFNAFAEGIEEYVLQYNGITGRDVSEDELLAAGERVYNLERYYNNLSGFDGDDDTLPNRFLDGHPDAIPGQGASEDELCELDEMKAEYYEVRGWVDGVVPEEKLEELEIEVGPGTGVTSGEGAAPADD
- a CDS encoding mechanosensitive ion channel family protein is translated as MGITLQVDAVRESIDIAGIGVSVASFVVGFLLALLVGRFVVVPGVRRVLDARGFDRAVVSLATSVTNAAVWVGALAIGLTVAGYGAFLSAFAVFGSAIALAVGFAAQDLLGNFVAGIFILKDKPFEVGDWIEWDGNSGRVEDIDLRVSRIRTFDNERVTVPNGDLANTAVTNPVAYETLRQRFVFGIGYDDDIDHATDVILEEARAHEEILDDPGVSVRLVELGDSAVGLQSRWWIEDPDRSDFVRVRSEYVQAVKERFDEDGIDMPYVHRELTGSVEVLETVAEA
- the cofG gene encoding 7,8-didemethyl-8-hydroxy-5-deazariboflavin synthase subunit CofG, yielding MFPAADDYDVEIAVDPETVDRLLAVSPADVEPAAELTFSRNVFLPLTTACRYTCTYCTYYDAPGEASLLTPAEIREQCRIGADAGCTEALFTFGDDPDDRYVAIHDRLAEWGHDSILEYLREACTIALEEGLLPHSNPGDLTEAGFETVRDVNASMGVMLETTADVNAHAGGRRKTPGQRLNTIRAAGRLGVPFTTGILVGIGEDWRDRAESLLAIRELHERYGHVQEVIVQNVVPNERSDFERPSVETMRRVVAMARAALPTEVSVQVPPNLTPAAELVDCGIDDLGGVSPVTEDYINPAYAWPGLEELRAVADAGGMTLHERLPTHDRYLPDGIRRSGAVPAAPPSRATGGDASKPRGSEPRAATDPGSDAEWLPAPIRDRIRADDVHGRRFRRVADREAPLEA
- the cofC gene encoding 2-phospho-L-lactate guanylyltransferase, translated to MDVLVPFAADRPKTRLSDVLTPAERRAFADAMLGDVLRAVVEAGGEPTVLADRPIDLADRVGTARAANAAVRVDDRPLTPAVSDAIADALADDAPADEHAPAAESGSAHAHTDAVAVVMSDLAVATPRSLERLFDASGDVVIAPGRGGGTNALVVCDPAFRVDYHGASVRDHRRAARSIDASVTEIDSYRLATDVDEPADLAEVLLHGTGDARLWLERTGFELRTADGRVAVERTTAE
- a CDS encoding tubulin/FtsZ family protein, encoding MKLAMIGFGQAGGKVVDKFLEYDKRTGSEIVRAAAAVNTAKADLMGLEHIPESQRVLIGQSRVKGHGVGADNELGAEIAEEDIDEVQGAIDSIPVHEVDAFLVVAGLGGGTGSGGAPVLAKHLKRIYTEPVYGLGILPGSDEGGIYTLNAARSFQTFVREVDNLLVFDNDAWRKTGESVQGGYEQINEEIVRRFGILFGAGEVKQGQEVAESVVDSSEIINTLSGGGVSTVGYAEEEVEETSSGGLLSRLRNGEENDELDTAHTTNRITSLVRKAALGRLTLPCEIEGSERALLVLAGPPEYLNRKGIERGRKWLEEQTGSMEVRGGDYPYRGSGFVASVILLAGVTNVPRIKELQQVAIEAQDNLEEIREESEENLESLVDDDEDELESLF